The Camelina sativa cultivar DH55 chromosome 16, Cs, whole genome shotgun sequence sequence TGTCACATACTTAAGAATATCATTGGTTTGAGATTTCACCAATTCATCTTGTCTATCTTTTCTCTTCCTATTCGCACATCCACTTGGCTGGTTCCGGATTCTATTTCCAGGCAGCATTTTCTACAAATCAAAATAAGATTTGAACAGAAATTGTCATTGagaacacataaaacaaaatttagctTTTACTTTTAGTGGAGACTCCATGTACAGAAATTAACATAAACAGAAGTTGTAACAAATTAATGAATTATAATTAGTCTCAAGTCTTAATTACCAGTGGTGATTGATGATAGGCGGTGTGTGTTTCGGTGGAGACGGGAGATCAATGATGTTTGCTTAATTTTCTTCTGGTgaaatttggaagaagaagaagaagcggaactgtcaaataaaaaaagtttggtgtttttctttttaattcagTTGCTATTTTTAATCGTAgaattttttatgttaatatataagataaagaAATTTAGATAAAAGAGAATATtatggtttagaaaaataggaaaaaaaatcgtGAATACAATAAACGTGGGATTTGAACCTCTACTCGAGAGAATCGagctaaaacaaaaaaccacCACACCAAAGAAACTTCTACAAATTGATGCCCCTAAAATACTTATTATATTTGGCGCCTAAAGCCCTTGCTTTATGGGCTTTAGGTCAGAGCCGTCACTGTCACTTACTTTTCACACTTATAGTTGTTacaaatagtaaaacaaaaatattggataatactagtattttttcATACGAGGCCACGCGACCGTTGCACATCAACCGACAACATAAGATCATTAATCATACCTAATACTCTTGATCATTATAAGGTTTTCAAAAAGAAGTAACAAAAGGAAGTGGCTAGGtagaaaaagtaaaagtaaaccCACACACACAAAGCTGAAAATTAGGGAACCATAAGTAAAAACCTACAAAACGTGACCAAATATCTTAATCAATATTAGACCAATGCCACCAAAAACACGACAACACCACTCATAGCTGAAGACAAAGCCGTTGACACTGACGATGAAAAGGCACCGTTTTGAGCGGAATCCTCGGAAGCCCTAGCCGGAGATGGAGATGACCCGGTGGAAGGTGACGGAACAGGGGTAGAAGCCGGGCTGAGGCTGGGACTGTCTATGACGGCGCCCACTAGGACATGGAGCTTCTGAACGGCTTGGCAGTGGCCAGGAAAGCCGCAGAGGAAATAGAAGTGGCCTGGTTTTGTAAGAGCCACCATGTCGGATCCCGAAGTGTAGGTGGCCATGGCTGACGTCGCGTTGCACGAAAGGAAGTCACGGCGGCTCACTTGCTTCACGTTGTGAAACTGGCTATTGTATACAAATACTGTAAGACAAAGTGTAATATAAACCAAAGTTATCATTTGAAAGAATTCTCTAGCTAGCTAtagaatgaaaaagaaaaaacgtagATGATCAGTATGCAAGGTGTGATGTTAAATTACAGAGAGAATCTCCGGCGGTGAAAGTGTCGGATGAAGTCCATTTATTGTAGTCGACTTTGCCGAGAATTGTCCATCCTGCGGAGCCACCTACTTTGTGGACAGAGGCTACAGATTCTCCCAACATACCCATAAGTATTATCAACACTATTATTAAACACACACTTTCCCGAgtaaataccattttttttccttgaacGATGAAAAGAAACTAGAGCGATATATGGAACCAcctttgttatatttttttcctaagaaGAGAGTTGGGGAAATTTGCATGGAGCCAACGGGTACATATATACAGGAGGCCTAGCTATGAGACTCAATACCTAGACTCCCGTCCACGGTCAACGCTATGTCCGGTGGATATTGGGAGATATTTCGGGCCCATGTAAGCCCAAGAAATGATATCACTAAAGGGATTATAGTTAGCTATACATCCAAACAGGGCTCCGCCTTCCTTATCCCAAACAATTGGgtcgtcatcgtcgtcgtctCGTCTCCCTCCCTTTCAATTTCATTGacgaaccaaagaaaaaaaggtttagTCACTTCGATTCTACGGCTACTCCCATGGCGGCTTCATTCTCTTCCACTGCTCCCACGACACCGGCCCTTCGGTTCAGAGCGAGTTACTCCAagtctctcctctctctcccaGGTAAACGGCGTCTCATGCCTTGGATTTCGTTTCTTCACTGTCCTTTTCTCATCTATTTGGCTCTGTTCGTTAATGTTCCTTGTAAACCTTCTTGGGTAGATTCGTATTTGAGGATAATCGCTTCAGCGAGATCTCCCTCCGCACGCTTAATTGCGTGTTCGTTAAAGACCGACAAGCTTGGGCTCGGTGCGGGCGTCCATCTCTCCGGTGGCCCCGTTGTTAAGCCGTCTCTACAGAAGAGGCAGGTTCCaccttattaattaattatgtaaaccaaatgtggtttttgatgtttttggttttgattacaATCTCTCTGTATGTTCTTGTTTGGGAATTCTAGATTGGTGATAAGGTCTGCAACTATTGAAGAGATAGAAGCGGAGAAGTCTGCAATTGAGAACGATGTTGTATGTATTTCTcacatgtttttttggttattcttTAGTCAGTGTGGAACGGATGAATCTCTTTGGA is a genomic window containing:
- the LOC104748995 gene encoding mavicyanin-like produces the protein MVFTRESVCLIIVLIILMGMLGESVASVHKVGGSAGWTILGKVDYNKWTSSDTFTAGDSLLFVYNSQFHNVKQVSRRDFLSCNATSAMATYTSGSDMVALTKPGHFYFLCGFPGHCQAVQKLHVLVGAVIDSPSLSPASTPVPSPSTGSSPSPARASEDSAQNGAFSSSVSTALSSAMSGVVVFLVALV